The Pseudomonadota bacterium DNA segment GGATCAAGCTTCAGTTGAGCAGCTCTTCTGCCCGTACGAAACTTATACCCGAAGGGTGTAAATACGGGTAAGATCGTTTTTTTGCGTAGAGAAGCGGATTTGAGGAAAACGCACTGCGTGTCATCAAAGCAAAAGAGGTTTTATGTCTTCGTTACGCATCCGGTATCAGACCATGGAGTTTGCTGGTGTCGATATTCATGTCCGCTCATTACGAGACCGGCAGCAATTTCTCGATGAGGACGGCGCTGCAGAAAAACTCGGGATATCATCGGCCCTCTGGCCGCTCTTCGGAGTTGTCTGGGATTCCGGGGAGGTTCTCGCCCATCTCATGTTCGATTTTGAGATCGCCGGAAAAAGGATTCTCGAAGTCGGCTGCGGGATGGCACTGGCGAGCCTGGTTCTGAATCACCGGCTGGCGGATATCACCGCCACCGACTACCACCCTGAAGCGGGCAACTTTTTACTGGAAAACGTTCTTTTGAATAAAGGCGCCGTAATCCCTTTCGTCCGCACCGGATGGGGAGATGGCGACAGCGGGTTGGGCGGTTTTGATCTCGTTATCGGCAGCGATCTGCTCTACGAAAGAAGTCATGTCGAACTCCTGGCCGGTTTTATCGACCGGCATGCAAATCCGCGTTGCGAAGCAATCCTTGTTGATCCGGGCCGCGGCCATCATGCCTGCTTCAGCAAAAAAATGGTAAGTCTCGGCTATTCGCACAGCCAGAGCAAACCTGCCCATTCAAACTATCTGGCAAAGCCCTTCAAAGGACAGATTCTGCGCTATAGTCGTTCATGATGAGATGAAGAAACCCTGGCAAAAATAGAAAAACCACTGGCGGGCATTGTACAGGCTGCAGCCGAAAAATAGACGGCCCAGAATATCTGCGCTACTCTGCCTCCACCATTTTTCTGGATTCGGCAATCTTCCAGATCAGGGAAATGCCGCCGATATAGGTGTCTTTCTGCTTGACCAGCGGGCTGTCGCTGTAAACGGCGTGGGCAACATTGTCCCAGCGCCCGAAAAACCCGAGTGAAAAGACATCTGTGAGTTTATAGATCAGGTAGGAATGAACGCTGTGACCGGAGTGCCCCCGTTCGGACCTGTAAAAGGGCCGGCCGGGTCGCACATACTCAGGCTCAACATCATAAAAATAGCTGTTCAGGCCTGAATCTGCATAGTAAACCCCTGCGTTGATCCCGAAAAATGATCCCTTCCTCCCGATCAGGGTCGTGTTCCGATAGATCAGATGCGCTCTGTACTCAAGCCCTTCATAAGCAATTCTCAATCCGGAATCATAATCCATCGAAGAGACCCCGTGAACCGAGGTTGAGAGGTAGACCGGATTGCTCGCCTTCCGGTCATTTACATAAAATCTCAGCTCCGGCCCGGCTCCGAACAAGGCGCCGAGATCGGGCATCCCCGCTCTGGCCTCGGTATCTCCATTCACCGGCGGGTAGCCGGAAAGCGAAACACTCGTTTCAAATTTGTCGGTCTTATAAAATATTCCCTTCAGTCCGTCCCGGTCTGCCTTGAAAACCTCACCCCGATAGACAAAATAAGGAATCGCCAGCACATAGTACATCTGCTCGTCGGAACCGCGGTAATGGGGAAAAGTCATCGCGCTGTTAAAAAGCCCAAGCTCCCAGAGCGGCTTTTTTTTGCTCATCTCGTCGGCAAAACCCGGCTCAATCCCTCCGATGATGGTCGCGATGATCAGCACCAGGCAAGAGAGCGGGTTTTTTATCATTGAAGAACACCTCATACTGAGCAGACCCCGTCTCTGCATTGAATCACCTCGATAGTGATATGGGAAAGCTCGGAAAACTCACTGATCAACCCCCTGTAGTGCTCCATGCTTTGCGGGCTGTGAGTCACCAGGGAAATGATCGCGGCATAGTCGGCCGGACCGATCTTCCAGACGTGGATATCGGACACCCGGTTATCACCATCAGCCTCAATTCTTTCCCTGATTTCCTGAATACTCTCCCGCCCGATATTCCTGTCCAGCAGGATCGCACTGGTATCACGCAGAAGGCCGTATGACCAGCGGGTGATGACCAGCGCCCCGACCATGCCGATCAGCGGATCCAGCCAGTTCCAGCCGAACATTTTGCCGGAAAAAAGGGCCAAGATCGCCAGGATCGAGGTCAGGGCATCGGCCACCACATGGAGATAGGCGCCTCGCAGATTATGGTCATGGTGATGATGCCCGTGATGATCATCTTCGTGGGTGTGATGGCCGTGGAGCAGAAAGGCGCAGAACAGGTTCACCAAAAGACCGATGACCGCGACAATGATCGCCTCGTCAAAGCGGATCATCCGCGGCGAAAAAAACCGTTCAAATGACTCGATACCCATAAACAGAGCCACTGCGGCCAGAGCGATGGCGCTGGCAAACCCGCCCAGCACGCTGACCTTGCCGGTCCCGAAGGTGAAATCCCGGTTGCCGGCGTGCTTCCGGGTATACTGATAGGCAAAAATCGTGATGGCAAAGGCCGCCGCATGGGTGCCCATATGCCAGCCGTCGGCGAGAAGGGCCATGGAACCGAAAAGCGAACCGGCAACGATCTCCACCACCATGGTGATCGCGGTAATGACCAGGACCTGCTTCGTTCTCTTCTCACCCTTTTCATGGATCAGGGAGAAGTCATGATCATGCTGCCATTTTTCGAGGGTTTCAATATGCATTTTGTTCTCTGCTCGTTGTTTTTTGTAGTGTACCGCTGAGCTGCGATTGAAATGTTCTGATGCCGGGGACAGGGGCCACTTCAGATCCCCGCAAGCCTCGCACTCACTATACCAACTGCAGCATAACGCGCCAGTTTGCCGATAAAAACCAGCCCGGAAAAAATCTCGAAACGCACCTTGAACGCCCCACCCACAAGGCACAGGGGATCGCCAACCACCGGCAGCCACGACAGAAGCAGAGACCAGACGCCGTATCTTCTGTAGATCCCTTCAGCCCGATGCCTTGATGCATCATCCACCCGGAGCACCTTTCCGATCAGATAATCACCGCCATAGAGGCCGATCCAATAGGTGGTCATTGCCCCCAGGGTATTGCCGATGGTTGCTACCCCGATTCCCGCCACCGGATCATATCCTTTTATGATCAGCGCTACAAGCAGCCATTCCGAGCCGAGCGGAATAACCGTGGCAGCCAGAAAACTCAACAGGAAAAGGGCTGAAAACCCGTGATTGATATAAAAATCTTCCATTGAAAACTCTTTCAGACAGGAAAAATCTCCGGCAAATGCAGGGTTCATAATCCGCCAACATGGCACTCTATGCCATAATAATTTGAAAAATCAACTACAAAGGACGATAATGTCTCTATATTGCCGGGATGGTGATGATGCCGACCGAGCAGGTCACTGGGAGACAGGGCTCTTATGATGAACAAATCAACGAAACAGATCCTCTACATCCTGCTGTTCTTCGCAACCCTCATCGCCGGAATCTTAGCGAGTGAATTCTTCGACTTCGGTAAACCG contains these protein-coding regions:
- a CDS encoding MipA/OmpV family protein translates to MIKNPLSCLVLIIATIIGGIEPGFADEMSKKKPLWELGLFNSAMTFPHYRGSDEQMYYVLAIPYFVYRGEVFKADRDGLKGIFYKTDKFETSVSLSGYPPVNGDTEARAGMPDLGALFGAGPELRFYVNDRKASNPVYLSTSVHGVSSMDYDSGLRIAYEGLEYRAHLIYRNTTLIGRKGSFFGINAGVYYADSGLNSYFYDVEPEYVRPGRPFYRSERGHSGHSVHSYLIYKLTDVFSLGFFGRWDNVAHAVYSDSPLVKQKDTYIGGISLIWKIAESRKMVEAE
- a CDS encoding histidine kinase yields the protein MSSLRIRYQTMEFAGVDIHVRSLRDRQQFLDEDGAAEKLGISSALWPLFGVVWDSGEVLAHLMFDFEIAGKRILEVGCGMALASLVLNHRLADITATDYHPEAGNFLLENVLLNKGAVIPFVRTGWGDGDSGLGGFDLVIGSDLLYERSHVELLAGFIDRHANPRCEAILVDPGRGHHACFSKKMVSLGYSHSQSKPAHSNYLAKPFKGQILRYSRS
- a CDS encoding DedA family protein, translating into MEDFYINHGFSALFLLSFLAATVIPLGSEWLLVALIIKGYDPVAGIGVATIGNTLGAMTTYWIGLYGGDYLIGKVLRVDDASRHRAEGIYRRYGVWSLLLSWLPVVGDPLCLVGGAFKVRFEIFSGLVFIGKLARYAAVGIVSARLAGI
- the dmeF gene encoding CDF family Co(II)/Ni(II) efflux transporter DmeF, which produces MHIETLEKWQHDHDFSLIHEKGEKRTKQVLVITAITMVVEIVAGSLFGSMALLADGWHMGTHAAAFAITIFAYQYTRKHAGNRDFTFGTGKVSVLGGFASAIALAAVALFMGIESFERFFSPRMIRFDEAIIVAVIGLLVNLFCAFLLHGHHTHEDDHHGHHHHDHNLRGAYLHVVADALTSILAILALFSGKMFGWNWLDPLIGMVGALVITRWSYGLLRDTSAILLDRNIGRESIQEIRERIEADGDNRVSDIHVWKIGPADYAAIISLVTHSPQSMEHYRGLISEFSELSHITIEVIQCRDGVCSV